AAAAATATGCTGGCAAGGAAAAAATTTGCTTGATCGGCTTTGATGATTTACGGGATACTTTTGATGGTTTGGACGCTGTGTTTCCATTAAGAAACTACTCCTTGTTATATAAGATCTTGCAAAGATTTGGCCGAAGGTTTTTTAATTGTGTGCTGCCTGCTACCCGTCTGTTTACAACCCTTGAACAAGAAGTACTTGAAGATGGGATAAGCATAAGAGTTAAAAAAGGTCTGATTAATAAGATAAAGTATTGTGTTACAGGCTATTTTCAGTCTGAAAAAGTTTTTTCTGACTCTTTTATATCTAATTTACATATAAAGCTAACTGCTAAAATATCTGCTGGAAATATTTTAAAAGCTATTCCTCAAAAATGTAGCCACATTTTTTTTGTCCATGTTCGCAGGACTGATTATTTAAAATGGCCAACCCAGGAATATCCAGCAGTCTTGCCAGCTGATTGGTATATTAGATGTATAGACAAAATATTGGCAAAGTACCCACAAGCTTATTTTGTTTTTTGCTCAGATGATGTCCATTACGTACAGGATGTTTTTGGCTATTTGCCTAATTCCTATATTTCAAGCGGGGACTTAGCTCAAGACTTTGCTATTATGAC
This Desulfonatronum thioautotrophicum DNA region includes the following protein-coding sequences:
- a CDS encoding alpha-1,2-fucosyltransferase, yielding MIIFFEHGRLGNQLFQYAALKKYAGKEKICLIGFDDLRDTFDGLDAVFPLRNYSLLYKILQRFGRRFFNCVLPATRLFTTLEQEVLEDGISIRVKKGLINKIKYCVTGYFQSEKVFSDSFISNLHIKLTAKISAGNILKAIPQKCSHIFFVHVRRTDYLKWPTQEYPAVLPADWYIRCIDKILAKYPQAYFVFCSDDVHYVQDVFGYLPNSYISSGDLAQDFAIMTMCHGGILSASSFAWWATYFAKSKNPDGLFLAPLYWAGHRNGQWYPPHIKASFMEYVDVYEDITQGSIPVVL